The following coding sequences are from one Onychomys torridus chromosome 16, mOncTor1.1, whole genome shotgun sequence window:
- the LOC118597033 gene encoding cytochrome c oxidase assembly protein COX14 produces MPTAKQLADIGYKTFSASMMLLTVYGGYLCSVRAYRYFQLRSARRQAAEEQKTSGVL; encoded by the coding sequence ATGCCGACTGCCAAGCAGTTAGCTGACATTGGCTACAAGACCTTCTCTGCCTCCATGATGCTCCTCACTGTGTACGGAGGTTACCTCTGCAGCGTGCGCGCCTACCGTTATTTCCAGCTGCGCAGTGCCAGGCGCCAGGCGGCAGAAGAACAGAAGACATCTGGAGTCCTGTAG